A region from the Brassica napus cultivar Da-Ae chromosome C8, Da-Ae, whole genome shotgun sequence genome encodes:
- the LOC106365781 gene encoding NADP-dependent glyceraldehyde-3-phosphate dehydrogenase produces the protein MAGTGIFTDILDGDVYKYYSDGEWKASSSGKSVAIINPATRKTQYKVQACTQEEVNKVMEMAKSAQKSWAKTPLWKRAEILHKAAAILKDNKAPIAESLVKEIAKPAKDSVTEVVRSGDLISYCAEEGVRILGEGKFLLSDSFPGNERTKYCLTSKIPLGVVLAIPPFNYPVNLAVSKIAPALIAGNSLVLKPPTQGAVSCLHMVHCFHLAGFPKGLISCITGKGSEIGDFLTMHPAVNCFSFTGGDIGISISKKAGMIPLQMELGGKDACIVLEDADLDLVASNIIKGGFSYSGQRCTAVKVVLVMESVADELVEKVKAKVAKLTVGPPEENCDITAVVSEPSANFIEGLVMDAKDKGATFCQEYKRQGNLIWPLLLDNVRPDMRIAWEEPFGPVLPVLRINSVEEGINHCNASNFGLQGCVFTKDINKAMLISDAMETGTVQINSTPARGPDHFPFQGLKDSGIGSQGVTNSINLMTKVKTTVINLPTPSYSMG, from the exons CATGCACACAAGAGGAAGTGAACAAGGTGATGGAGATGGCTAAATCTGCTCAGAAATCGTGGGCGAAGACTCCTCTTTGGAAAAGAGCTGAGATTCTTCATAAAGCTGCTGCAATCCTCAAGGACAACAAAGCTCCCATCGCTGAGTCTCTTGTCAAGGAAATTGCAAAACCCGCCAAAGATTCTGTTACTGAG GTTGTGAGGTCTGGAGATTTAATCTCTTATTGTGCTGAAGAAGGTGTTAGGATCTTAGGTGAAGGGAAGTTTCTTCTCTCCGACAGCTTCCCTGGTAATGAACGTACTAAGTACTGCCTCACTTCAAAG ATTCCGCTTGGTGTGGTTTTGGCTATTCCTCCATTCAACTACCCGGTCAATCTAGCTGTATCGAAGATCGCTCCTGCTTTGATAGCTGGAAACTCCCTTGTCCTTAAACCTCCAACTCAA GGAGCTGTTTCTTGCCTTCATATGGTACATTGCTTTCACTTGGCCGGTTTCCCTAAAGGTCTCATTAGCTGCATCACTGGCAAAGGCTCTGAAATCGGCGATTTCCTCACTATGCACCCTGCTGTTAact GTTTCAGTTTCACTGGTGGTGATATTGGAATCTCAATCTCCAAGAAAGCTGGCATGATTCCTCTTCAAATGGAACTTGGAGGAAAAGATGCATGCATTGTCCTTGAGGATGCTGATCTTGATTTAGTTGCTTCCAATATCATCAAAGGAGGATTCTCTTACAG TGGCCAGAGATGTACTGCGGTTAAGGTAGTCCTAGTGATGGAATCAGTGGCGGATGAGCTTGTTGAGAAAGTGAAAGCTAAAGTGGCTAAACTCACGGTGGGACCACCTGAGGAGAACTGTGATATTACAGCGGTGGTGTCTGAACCATCAGCTAATTTCATTGAAGGATTGGTGATGGATGCTAAGGATAAAGGAGCAACGTTCTGCCAAGAGTATAAAAGACAAGGTAACTTGATTTGGCCTTTGCTTTTGGACAATGTCAGACCGGACATGAGGATTGCTTGGGAGGAACCGTTTGGTCCTGTCTTACCCGTCTTGAGGATCAATTCTGTTGAAGAAGGCATTAATCATTGCAATGCTAGTAACTTTGGCCTCCAG GGATGTGTATTCACAAAGGACATCAACAAGGCAATGCTGATCAGTGATGCAATGGAGACAGGAACGGTTCAGATCAACTCTACACCAGCGCGTGGACCGGACCACTTCCCTTTCCAG GGGCTTAAGGACAGTGGAATAGGATCACAAGGTGTGACAAATAGCATCAATTTGATGACCAAAGTGAAGACCACTGTCATTAACTTGCCTACACCTTCTTACTCTATGGGTTAG
- the LOC106412309 gene encoding transcription factor LRL1, translating to MMNSSLLTPSSSSHVQTPTTTFDHEDFLDQIFASSPWPSDEAHPPPPPPPSSDGFVDSRHQQIMMMPLPSHHQNEVVDGSSVHSLYNGFSAGGSLPFHIPQGTVGGMMNQQGQALTQKQTQPQVSASIATGGTAAAPPQSRTKVRARRGQATDPHSIAERLRRERIAERMKGLQELVPNGNKTDKASMLDEIIDYVKFLQLQVKVLSMSRLGGGASNSQISEENTSSAVAGGNQATGNSNDSLTMTEHQVAKLMEEDMGSAMQYLQGKGLCLMPISLATAISTATCHSRNTLIPGAAGGVGGHPSSPNLSGMTVQSTNKVTLSGNGVTEGSPPLVVKEAV from the exons ATGatgaactcttctcttctaaCTCCTTCATCTTCATCCCATGTCCAAACTCCAACGACGACCTTTGACCATGAAGATTTCCTCGACCAAATCTTTGCTTCCTCCCCTTGGCCCTCCGACGAAgctcatcctcctcctcctccgcctccgTCCTCAGATGGTTTTGTCGACTCTAGGCATCAACAGATCATGATGATGCCTTTACCGTCTCATCATCAAAACGAGGTCGTTGATGGCTCCTCCGTCCACTCTCTTTACAATGGCTTCTCCGCCGGCGGATCTCTTCCTTTCCACATCCCTCAG GGAACGGTAGGTGGAATGATGAATCAACAAGGACAAGCCCTAACGCAAAAGCAAACTCAACCGCAAGTGAGTGCGTCTATAGCTACTGGTGGTACGGCGGCGGCTCCACCCCAGAGTAGGACTAAAGTCAGAGCTAGGAGAGGCCAAGCAACGGATCCTCACAGTATTGCCGAACGG TTACGACGAGAGAGAATTGCGGAGAGAATGAAAGGTCTTCAAGAACTCGTTCCTAACGGCAATAAG ACAGACAAGGCATCGATGCTCGATGAGATTATAGATTATGTCAAGTTCTTACAACTCCAAGTCAAG GTACTGAGCATGAGCAGATTGGGTGGTGGTGCTTCCAATTCTCAAATCTCTGAG gaGAATACATCCTCAGCCGTCGCCGGGGGTAATCAGGCGACCGGAAACTCCAACGACAGCTTGACGATGACGGAGCATCAAGTGGCGAAGCTGATGGAAGAAGACATGGGCTCGGCGATGCAATACCTTCAAGGGAAAGGTCTTTGTCTCATGCCTATCTCTTTAGCCACAGCAATCTCAACCGCCACGTGTCACTCGCGTAATACTTTGATCCCTGGAGCAGCCGGTGGGGTCGGAGGTCATCCTTCTTCTCCCAATCTTTCCGGCATGACCGTACAGTCAACGAATAAGGTGACGTTAAGTGGTAACGGCGTGACTGAGGGATCGCCGCCTCTCGTCGTTAAAGAGGCTGTTTAG